The DNA window CCTTGTCACGTCCATAATCTCGGGATAAAAAACCTTCTCCTCCATATTTTTCAATGTTTCGTCAAACTGCACGTGAAAAAGATGCAGCGGTGTATCGGCGGTCACATAGATGGGAACCTTCCGGTCGATGATCTCCCTGTAAGGCGCCGTGATGTCTTCCTGGGGGCCGCCCTTATAGACCACAAAGCCGTTCTTTCCCAGAAGCTCTTTGCACCTGGCATTGGTGAGATAGGTGCGCTCCAGGTCTTTGAGGTTGGATACCTTTGCAAAATCAAGCGGGAGGGTATAGGCAGGCATTTTCAAGGTAAAATTCTTTTTTTCAGGTTTATAGTGCTTCAAAAAGGCCTTTGTCATATCCTTTGCCCGCTGAGGGGTATTTACCTCAGGCTTATTCGTGCTCCGTGGAGACGGTTGCACTGATGGTTGCATTGACAGCTGCGGTGACGGCTGCAGTGCCCCCGTTTCCTGCTTCATGCACCCCGGGGAAAGCAGAAACAGTATCACGCAGAAGGAAAGGCAGATCGTTAAATTGAGAGCCTTACTCATATAATACTCCTCCTTTATTGCTCAGCACATTTTCCAGGCCTTTCAATCAGTCACCGGAATTGACATTTTATTCCTCAACAGAAAAATCTCATAAAGGACAAAAGGCGTAAATCTTTGAATAAGAGAGCGCACCCCAAGATGTACTCTCCCCCAATGAGGCTTTATGACCAAGAGCATTACTCCCGCAGGCAAATGGAGATCCTCTCCAGATGACCTCGTGGAGATCTTTCACCAGACCCTCCAGGACGTTCCAGAGGCTGAACGGCACAATTGGAAAACATCAGTGAAACATTGAGTATTCACGCGTTCAAATCAGCCGAATATTGACTTTTAGGAGCCTTGACCTTATAATGCTTTCAGGGGCACAACGCAGAGGGGACTTTTCAGCATGGACATGAGAATTGGCATTGCAGGGAACAGGGCGCTGCAGGAGAGCTTCCGTGAGCATGAGAGCGCCGGTAACCCGCCTGTGACTTCAGCAGCCTTCCCGGGAATCTCAGACTCTTTTGCCGCTTCTGAGGCCCCGCAGCCTCAGAAGAAGCCTTTCATCATCGGCCACCGCGGCGCCTCGTCGCTTGCCCCCGAAAACACCATGGCATCTTTCAGGAAAGCCCAGACCCTCGGGGCCGAGATGATAGAGCTTGATGTCCACCGGACCAAAGACGGCGCCCTGATAATCATGCATGATGACACGGTGGACAGGACCACCGATGGCCAAGGCGCAGTGAAAGATCTCACATTGAGAGAGATAAAGGCTCTCGACGCCGGCTCGTGGTTTTCACCTGACTTCAAGGGGGAAGGGGTTCCCACCTTTGACGAGGTGCTTCAATGGGCACGGGGGAAAGTAAAAATTGACATCGAGATAAAAAACTCTATGCAGTACCCCGGTATCGAGAAGGAGATCATTTCACTCCTCAAGGCGCGGGGCATGGAGAAGAACGTCATCATCACCTCCTTTGATCCGCAGTGCATAAAGAACGTGAAAAAAGAGGACAGCACCATAAAGACAGGCGTGCTGCTCCATCCCGAACCGCTTGTCACTTCCCTGAAAGTCGGAACTCCCCTGGGGGCCTTCGCAGGCCTTGCAGGCAGCCTTCTCGCAGGCTTCCACCCCGCCGTCACGGCGGGGCTTGCCGTGGCCGGCGGGATAGCAGGCTTTTTCGCCTCAAAGGCTATAGGAAAGAAGCTGAGCCTCAAGGATGCCCAGGACAAGGATGCCGATATCCTGCTGCCTCACTGGTCCATAGTGGATAAGCAGTGGGTCAAGGACGCCCATTCCCAGGGCACCGAGATCTTCGCTTACACGGCCAACAAGCCCAAACTCGTGCACAAGCTGCTGGACTACTACGGCGTGGACGGCATCATCACCGACAACCCGGAGCGCTTTATCGAGAACGACGACAGCTTCTGGCCCTTCTGAATGATGCCTTCATTTTGCGGACCCTGACGTGGAGGCTATCCTGCTTGATGCCGGTTCAGGGAGCGAGAGGGACCTGGATCCCAAAAAACTCATGGAGCTCGTCGAAGAAGCACCCATGGTGCGGTGAATTATCCTTCTAAAACTCATCTACTTTCTCGATCTGCAC is part of the Candidatus Eremiobacterota bacterium genome and encodes:
- a CDS encoding glycerophosphodiester phosphodiesterase family protein, whose translation is MDMRIGIAGNRALQESFREHESAGNPPVTSAAFPGISDSFAASEAPQPQKKPFIIGHRGASSLAPENTMASFRKAQTLGAEMIELDVHRTKDGALIIMHDDTVDRTTDGQGAVKDLTLREIKALDAGSWFSPDFKGEGVPTFDEVLQWARGKVKIDIEIKNSMQYPGIEKEIISLLKARGMEKNVIITSFDPQCIKNVKKEDSTIKTGVLLHPEPLVTSLKVGTPLGAFAGLAGSLLAGFHPAVTAGLAVAGGIAGFFASKAIGKKLSLKDAQDKDADILLPHWSIVDKQWVKDAHSQGTEIFAYTANKPKLVHKLLDYYGVDGIITDNPERFIENDDSFWPF